Part of the Echeneis naucrates chromosome 18, fEcheNa1.1, whole genome shotgun sequence genome is shown below.
aaagccaagttttcttctgtttttcaaatataatttttttatttgattctaAGCTCGGTCCATTTGCTTGACACCAGCCTCAtgtgtaaaatgaaaagaaggtTTTAAGTTGAGTCCAGCTGACTTTACTGTGCTGTTGCATTAGGAGATGCCTCTGTGTTCATgcaagaagaggaaagaggagaacaGTGCAAATAATGACACTGTGCTGTACAGTGATCCTTAACTGGAAGACGAGGGgagagctgctgttgtgatTAGGAATCAGAAATGTAAAGGCCTAGGAAACCCCCAATCTGGCTTTGTTTCAGTCATACAGCAAAACACACTGTTGTTGCAACGCACAAGGTTTTTCTGGTTCTTTGCGCAAAAACGTCTTTAATGAGCACTGaagacttttatttaaaaagaaactgccCTCTGCCGTCCCATCATTTGTTTCACCTTTCAGGTGGAGGTAAAGGTTGTCAGATACACTTAATACTAAAAATCAAAGGTCATAATATCACGAGGAACAGAAAATCAGGATTTCAGTGCCTTGGTTatgttaaatgtgtgttgttgtttatttaaaatctcattgtcttttattttttcaagtgGTAGTCTCAGAAATGTATATATCAAATAGCGTTTCAGGGTTAAGCCAACTCAACATGCTTTTCCTTTTGACTGAAAAAAGAGAGCCACTATTTTCACTACTGTTCAAAGTAAATGTGCTGTGCAGGAAACAACGGATGactgagaaaaacagcaacTAAAGGGAAGGAGCTTAGCAGACAGTCAACaatttcaataatttatttttataattctAACAACAGAGTGACTGAGTAATGCTGTATCCCTGCACTTAGGGTTAGCTTGACCCTTATGGTTGAAAAGGTCAGAAGGTCATGACCCAGTTGTTCGGTTGGTTAGGGCTGGGCCAGGTGTTCCAGCGCCTCTCCCTCACAGCGCATACAATGGTAGCCATATTTGGTTGTGATATTGAGGCAGCCCTGGCTGTAGTAAAAGTCCAGAGATGATTTGTTCCAGTCCAGAACGGTGAAATTGAGCTGGTTGCAACCAGCGGCCAGCCCCAGCTTCAGGAGagcaaagtaaaatgaaaagacagatgTGAATACTGCTGTTCTGACATTAGGGATGACAGCTCCAGGACACATTATgcattatttagcatttttaactGTTCAGCTGAAGACCTTTCTggtgtgaaaacagaaaaggccTAAAGTTGAATGTccatgaaatatttcaatttctgTGCCgtaacaaatgaatgaataaatggtgTTTTATTCACCTGTGCTACTTTGCTCATCAGTGCTTTGCCAATTCCCTTTCCTGAAAGACAGAAACCGTTTTATGACTTCAGATTCCCAACACTTTACAGATATGCTTTATGgactttttgatttattttctccagGGCTTTAATACAAATTATATTCACTACAGGACAATAAcggcatgtttgtttttgaaacaatgTACTCTACCTCTGAACTCTGGCATCACATACAAGTCCTCCATATAAACAGCTTTGCCTGACCAGGAGCTGTAGGAATAGAAGTAAAGGGCGTAGCCTATCTTTGTAtgacctgaaatgaaaaaagggaaattaaTACACCAAGAAAACGGGATTTGTTCACTGGAATA
Proteins encoded:
- the sat2a.1 gene encoding diamine acetyltransferase 2 isoform X2 codes for the protein MDFSIRAANVEDCKDIARMITELAAFEKLSDQVTITHRDLEQDGFSKNPFFHGIIAEVPEQQKSKDGKGIGKALMSKVAQLGLAAGCNQLNFTVLDWNKSSLDFYYSQGCLNITTKYGYHCMRCEGEALEHLAQP
- the sat2a.1 gene encoding diamine acetyltransferase 2 isoform X1, whose translation is MDFSIRAANVEDCKDIARMITELAAFEKLSDQVTITHRDLEQDGFSKNPFFHGIIAEVPEQQKSKDGHTKIGYALYFYSYSSWSGKAVYMEDLYVMPEFRGKGIGKALMSKVAQLGLAAGCNQLNFTVLDWNKSSLDFYYSQGCLNITTKYGYHCMRCEGEALEHLAQP